CTACTTCACAGAGAAACGCGAGTTTCTTTAACCATCCGCCACGTACCAAAGacgacaaaaatgaaaataaagttGTTTTAAGCTTTAGATAAGCTCATTATGCTgataaattgcaaaaaaagaagataagtAGCaacgaaattcaaaaattCTGCTGAAAGAATGGGCCGCCTAGCCGCCGAGTCGCACCGTTGTCTAAGAACcttggcaaacaacaaacgtcACAACAATTCGCGACCGCAACAAGGACAACACGAACAAATCTTTCTCCGCTCCGTTTTGAAAAAGAATAAATTTGAGCTGCTGGTccaagcagctgctgcataGTACACGGTCACGATGGCCTCCTCGTCGAACGGAAGTGGAAATCTGGTGGATGAGCTCGAGGAAGCATTTCAGGTTGGTGGCACGGTTACCCCTTTCCATTGGCCGTCACGGCGTTAACGTTGCTCCGGTGTCTTTTCAGTCATGCATACACGCACTCACCAAGGAAGAATCGGCTACCGGGATCGACAAAGATGAAATCAAGGTGGAAGTCGATCAGACGACGCTCAAGTTTATTGATCTGGCCCGCCAGATGGAAGCCTTCTTTCTGCAGAAACGTTTCCTGCTCTCGGCATTGAAACCAgatctgctgctgaaggaggaAAACTTCGACCTCAAGCAAGAGATTGCACGTAAAGACGAGCTGATAAGAAAACACTATGAGAAAATTGAAACCTGGAAACAACTACTATCGGATCAGCAAAACTTCAACAAACCCATACAATCGCTACCACCCGACATGCGGGGGAATCTTGCTGGCGGTGCGCCTGGCGGTGCACCGGGCGCAATAATGCCGGGCGGTGGCATGGGTCTTCCGATGCAGGTAAGGGCCTTACTTCCTGTACAATACAGAACCGTTTCTGTACCACTGATGCTTgtctttcatgttttttttagaACATGTCCCAGGTGCAACAGATGCAgaatcagcatcaacagcagcaacagatgcaGCAATTGcaggcacagcagcaacagatgcaACAGCAAATGCAGCAATCTTTACCAATGGGTGCCGGTAACGCACAGCTCTTCCAGCAGGGTGGTGTACCACGGGGTGTAGGACAAGGTGGaggccccggtcccgggtttCCACCGGGAGCAGGGCCTAATCTTCAGGGGCCGCTGGCTTATCTGGAGAAAACGGCTAGCAATATAGGTGAGCCACCTGTCCGGATCGGTCCTAGGGTTACCACACGTTGCTAAGCATCGAACGGTTCATCGCTAATTACGTGCATGACCATTCCATCTCTTTACAGATCTAGTGGGCATGGGCGATGGTCGAAGGTGACGCGGGCGGGGCAGGGGTCGTGGTAGAGGTCGTGGCCGTGGAAGAGGTCGGGGTCGTGGGGCCGTTTCAGCTGAGTTTCACGGTGGTCCCCTAACCTGAGGCTGGGAAGCGGGGTGGAAGTCACCCCTGCGGCAGGCGTTACCCAGCTTAGCGCTCCACCTCGTTCTCTATCGTTATTGCAAGGTTACTAGGTAGACGGGTGCAGCCGGTATAGCGGCCTCCATTTGCAGAAGAGCGAAAGCCATAGTCCAATCAAGTGAAATTCCAACCAGCAAGAGACTACAGTAAAATGCAGTAAGAAGAAAGCTTTATTGAAAATTCTTTCGTGAAATGATCATTCTTCGAGGTagaacaccatcatcaccctgCCACACTTGTCACGGTCCCCGTACATTCGGTCACATGCACACCCACATAtaaaaccacacaaacacacacacaacggaccCTTCTGCACGAACCTGGAACCTACTACTCGTTGTGTATAACGCTTGCCCATTTCCTTGTCCTGCAATCGAGACTGCGGCAAGCATCGATCAACACTCGATCCCCTTCCCCCATCCAGCATTGCTGAGTTTGCATTTTTATATATTAGGTTCTTCTTCtaactcttcttcttctgcttatTAGTATCTCTAACAAATGTGTAAATTGTTCTAAAGTCCGtagatgaaaaaaagaaatcgcgCAAACGTAAGGCACGTGCGCGGCGTCAACCACAGAACGCAACCGGTGAACGGTTTTACGGTTTCGCGAATGTAAAATGTGTGCTCGCTACTCCCGCTACCCTCGCGCTCTAGTTGCAGACTATGAAGCTACGTAACGCGGACGGATGCATCCGCTATTTTAtctcccattttccatttcagccTCTCTTTCAGGATATGTATCGAGTATCCGTCCCATAGGTTACCTTCCTCCTTTAAGAAAGCCTTCTCTTTCCCTTGGCCCTCCTGGCTTTCGCTCTGAAAAGCGGGAATGAGAGTTCGAACCAAGAGTGTACTGCTTTTATCTAGGTGAATGAACAATTTtggacgaaaggaaaaggtCAATAAATATATATCGATTGAGGCAGAAACATCCGTTTATATAAAAGTGTATAAGTTTCATTTGGTGAAAGGAACCATTTCGGCAAGAGCTGCATGGGCGGCAGTGTTCAGGTTCATTGGTTTTAGTTTGTCCGTGGAAGCGCTGCTTCCTTTCGTTTAAGGTAACGGTCTCGCCGGATCATCTGCATTCGCTGCTGCGGCGTATAGTTGACAAACACGTCGTGCAGACGATCGAGACAGAAGGCAATGTGTTTGAAGGCGTTGCGCCGTAACGATGCATCGAGATCGTCTCCCTGTCCGTTGCGCGAATTTACAATAAACGTTAGTATATCGACGATCGTCTGTTTGATGCTTTGCACTTCGCTGGTTTGGAAGAGGCGACGGGTTAAGTATCCTCTTGCAtaggcgttgatgatgatagcgGCACGTTGCACTCTTTGCAGCGAATCTTCTAACGGGATGCTATGGCTGCCACCATTACCATTTGTGTCGATGGTGTTTGCGGCCGGTTCCTCGATTCCGCTCAACAGCTCGTCCGatgttccgttgttgttgcacgTAACATAAGCTGCGTCTGTATCCGTATCAGGGGCCGAATCGTACGAAATATCGCAGAGTGATAACATGCTTACGGTGGAGCTAGTCTTTAGCACAGCTGCACCGTTAGACTCCAGTGAAACTGGAGGGTTTCCGTTGATCGTGGCTTTGGCACAGAGCGCCACTAGTTCCTCGGTTTGTTCACGGAATTTTCTCTCCAGCAGCATGCGTTCTTCTTCCTGGCGCTTTAACAACTCCTTCATGCGTTTCTCGTGCTCCGAAAGTGCATTGGAAATGCTTTCCACGCTCAAATTGACGGTGGACGTGGACGAGCCCGAGCAATTGCTGCTACGACGAGAACGCGATTTGGATTTACCTTTCGAAACCTTTTT
The sequence above is a segment of the Anopheles darlingi chromosome 2, idAnoDarlMG_H_01, whole genome shotgun sequence genome. Coding sequences within it:
- the LOC125959859 gene encoding mediator of RNA polymerase II transcription subunit 28 encodes the protein MASSSNGSGNLVDELEEAFQSCIHALTKEESATGIDKDEIKVEVDQTTLKFIDLARQMEAFFLQKRFLLSALKPDLLLKEENFDLKQEIARKDELIRKHYEKIETWKQLLSDQQNFNKPIQSLPPDMRGNLAGGAPGGAPGAIMPGGGMGLPMQNMSQVQQMQNQHQQQQQMQQLQAQQQQMQQQMQQSLPMGAGNAQLFQQGGVPRGVGQGGGPGPGFPPGAGPNLQGPLAYLEKTASNIDLVGMGDGRR